The Anopheles merus strain MAF chromosome 2L, AmerM5.1, whole genome shotgun sequence genome has a segment encoding these proteins:
- the LOC121594408 gene encoding glycine cleavage system H protein, protein MVLCHVRATVRLGSLVAKTSAKSWTLRARPFSISSVALKERLFTDKHEWVSVDGDVGTVGISNFAQEALGDVVFAQLPDPGTKLSQKDECGALESVKAASEIYSPVSGEVTVKNGAVEETPGLVNSSCYENGWLFKLKLTKPDELSKLMSEEQYTEFLKTADH, encoded by the exons ATGGTGTTATGTCACGTTCGTGCGACCGTGCGGTTAGGCAGCTTGGTGGCCAAGACCAGCGCGAAAAGCTGGACCCTGCGGGCCCGTCCGTTCAGCATCAGCAGTGTGGCGCTGAAAG AGCGTCTTTTCACGGACAAGCATGAATGGGTGTCGGTGGACGGTGATGTAGGCACGGTTGGCATTTCGAACTTTGCACAG GAGGCCCTCGGTGATGTAGTGTTCGCACAGCTGCCCGATCCCGGAACCAAACTATCGCAGAAGGACGAGTGTGGCGCACTGGAGAGTGTGAAGGCGGCGAGCGAAATCTACTCACCCGTGTCCGGTGAGGTGACGGTGAAAAATGGTGCCGTAGAGGAGACGCCCGGTCTGGTGAACTCATCCTGCTACGAGAatg GTTGGCTTTTCAAGCTGAAGCTCACCAAACCGGACGAGCTGTCGAAGCTGATGAGCGAAGAGCAGTATACGGAGTTTTTGAAAACTGCTGACCATTAG
- the LOC121594405 gene encoding uncharacterized protein LOC121594405, with amino-acid sequence MMLPSYNVFRPFAIFAGVFGIFQSLIWIGFAITGIISYYCDIDFSGQSSTMGSLLTLTFFNIYFRGTCVQQNIPPIDMSLVQPLNLMPAGDVHAFVWVYLIIHLFWGISSLTLLTNARHKYVRYINVFLYIWIIITMIISVLDLALGILFAIDYDTVVRALFEYPFDMGQVLPAVQVLATAAHVSGIMMVMAFRGWILWIVNVSLAIFMFTQTFKIYDYNQMRRKQKSTGGTANGGYVPEGDTMRRPPIDAYDMSQPRTQSFAQPVVSEYRRPLERISEAPIQVESPVPPQQDWSQQQRSFEPKPTVVVNRTLEPLARPQSNEPEERPTVDNRPIPPPPPPKNFMNTVVRRDVAAAKVARELNYRNSFNVNNSGIAAVNLRPTGLNLTNPGPIGGETDLPTPNYSPPMPRTNPFENRPPLRSVLRNSRFQ; translated from the exons ATGATGCTCCCAAGCTATAACGTCTTTCGGCCGTTTGCCATCTTTGCCGGTGTGTTTGGCATT TTTCAATCCCTCATATGGATCGGTTTCGCGATCACGGGCATCATCTCGTACTATTGCGATATAGATTTCTCCGGCCAATCGAGCACGATGGGCTCGCTGCTAACGCTTACCTTCTTTAACATCTACTTCCGCG GTACTTGCGTGCAGCAGAACATCCCACCGATTGATATGTCACTGGTACAGCCGCTCAATCTAATGCCCGCGGGAGACGTGCACGCGTTCGTGTGGGTCTACCTCATCATACATCTCTTCTGGGGCATCAGCTCGCTGACGCTGCTCACAA ATGCACGGCACAAGTATGTGCGCTACATAAATGTGTTCCTGTACATCtggatcatcatcaccatgaTAATCAGCGTACTCGATCTGGCACTGGGCATACTGTTTGCGATCGATTACGATACGGTTGTT CGCGCACTGTTCGAGTATCCGTTCGACATGGGGCAGGTGCTACCGGCGGTCCAGGTGCTGGCCACGGCCGCGCACGTCTCCGGCATCATGATGGTGATGGCTTTCCGCGGCTGGATCCTCTGGATCGTCAACGTGTCGCTCGCGATCTTCATGTTCACGCAAACGTTTAAGATATACGACTACAATCAGATGCGCCGCAAG CAAAAGTCCACCGGTGGCACGGCAAACGGAGGCTACGTGCCGGAGGGTGATACGATGCGACGACCACCCATCGATGCGTACGATATGAG TCAACCCCGCACGCAGTCGTTCGCCCAGCCGGTCGTGTCCGAGTACCGGCGCCCACTGGAACGGATCAGCGAGGCACCAATTCAGGTAGAGTCGCCCGTCCCACCGCAGCAGGACTggagccagcagcagcggtcCTTCGAGCCAAAGCCAACCGTCGTAGTGAATCGTACCCTCGAGCCGCTGGCCAGACCGCAATCGAACGAACCGGAGGAACGTCCGACGGTCGACAATCGTCCCATCCCACCGCCACCCCCGCCAAAGAACTTCATGAACACGGTGGTCCGGCGGGACGTGGCGGCGGCAAAGGTGGCGCGCGAGCTTAACTATCGCAACAGCTTCAACGTGAACAACAGCGGCATTGCGGCGGTCAATTTGCGTCCCACCGGGCTGAACCTTACCAACCCGGGACCGATCGGCGGGGAGACGGATCTGCCGACGCCCAACTACAGCCCGCCGATGCCGCGCACCAATCCGTTCGAAAACCGGCCACCATTGCGATCGGTGCTGCGAAATTCGCGTTTCCAGTAG
- the LOC121594401 gene encoding zinc finger protein with KRAB and SCAN domains 5-like isoform X1 codes for MDGVFFAENGSEKVRRKSDGERTVHTCPPGLVRLTGCPTDSTIQQQWFTLLEVTDPDAMRALVDGRSKVCSCHFTEDCFGHHPVYGYRYLLATALPTVFPPRKEIEQPKPDSAELEKDPALDYFLVYLDDPPGPGYIDQVALAGVTSELDGIGNNTPLEVKPEQEQPTIQEDDAELQEESNDVVTIEDEDGEDDDAIEQIGIEYANGKYYFLKLDDEPAPVGDVLVSAEEPNGNELEFRNSATATTTDADQEKSLHDLNENLQQLDKFVSQQDVGDADEYDEYEMDVSDQETERFAGKQVHLGMVEERSNTDVIEVKADTEVDVVKEEYEVTSSKDTASDSETGGDDNDYDCDALSEADYGPIEALEEVSVCGDKVRVRDENEGLNRFFCEYCGRGFRFKSLKDRHTLVHTKMKKFCCEVCGRGFTQKINLTIHLRTHTGESGNKKFTCQICEKKCIRMSELEAHMTAHLRKFPHVCPLCQERYSDATGLYDHFQVEHRSEMTLRELIDLLSENENAIVISDKEAPSNIRRDDGSFECPVCSKTYRMEANLERHKRKMHVKIYNCPHCPRKFLYKSLLHKHLPSHTLEKPYQCPHCALSYTQRVNLRVHMERKHAQQLKQPKKEPMAASEPSFVVATLNADGDVVESIETAQSPAPPPARITGPRTHDCGECGKKFPRRASLLQHVAAHKKVHNPTTFDCEVCGISLAARVALEKHRWRVHGEQKNNMNVISNLDLRNVTILPTADNRYLELDVPDTISEDYEHED; via the exons AtggatggggttttttttgccgaaAACGGTTCCGAAAAGGTACGTCGGAAAAGCGACGGAGAGCGCACTGTTCACACCTGCCCACCGGGACTGGTCAGACTGACGGG CTGCCCTACCGATTCAACCATACAGCAGCAATGGTTCACCCTGCTGGAGGTGACCGATCCCGATGCCATGCGTGCGCTGGTAGACGGACGATCGAAAGTGTGCAGCTGCCACTTTACGGAGGACTGCTTCGGGCATCATCCGGTGTACGGGTATCGCTATTTACTCGCCACGGCCTTACCCACCGTTTTCCCCCCGCGGAAGGAGATTGAACAGCCGAAGCCCGACAGTGCGGAGCTGGAGAAAGATCCGGCGCTTGATTATTTTCTGGTCTATCTAGACGATCCTCCCGGCCCGGGCTACATCGACCAGGTGGCATTGGCCGGCGTGACCAGTGAGCTTGATGGGATTGGAAATAACACTCCGTTGGAAGTGAAGCCGGAACAAGAACAACCGACCATCCAAGAGGATGATGCGGAGCTACAAGAGGAATCCAACGATGTGGTGACGATTGAAGATGAAGATGGCGAAGATGACGATGCCATTGAACAAATCGGTATAGAGTACGCCAATGGCAAGTACTACTTTCTTAAGCTGGATGATGAACCTGCCCCCGTCGGCGATGTGCTTGTTTCGGCAGAGGAACCGAACGGAAACGAACTGGAATTCCGGAACAGCGCAACCGCGACAACCACTGATGCAGATCAGGAAAAGAGTTTACATGATCTGAACGAGAATTTACAGCAGCTGGACAAGTTCGTTAGCCAGCAAGATGTAGGAGATGCGGACGAGTATGACGAGTACGAGATGGATGTAAGCGACCAAGAAACAGAACGGTTTGCCGGCAAGCAAGTGCACTTAGGGATGGTGGAAGAGAGATCGAATACAGATGTGATCGAGGTAAAGGCAGATACGGAAGTCGATGTTGTGAAGGAAGAGTATGAAGTTACATCGTCCAAGGATACGGCCAGCGACTCGGAAACGGGTGGCGACGACAACGACTACGACTGCGACGCATTGAGCGAGGCAGATTATGGGCCGATCGAGGCACTGGAGGAGGTGTCGGTGTGTGGTGATAAAGTTCGGGTTCGCGACGAGAACGAAGGCCTAAAC cGATTCTTTTGCGAATATTGTGGGCGAGGATTCCGGTTTAAAAGCTTGAAGGATCGCCACACCCTGGTACACACGAAGATGAAAAAGTTTTGCTGCGAAGTGTGCGGAAGAGG CTTTACGCAAAAGATTAACCTAACCATCCACCTGCGCACGCACACGGGCGAAAGTGGGAACAAAAAGTTCACCTGCCAGATCTGCGAGAAGAAGTGCATCCGGATGAGCGAGCTCGAGGCGCACATGACCGCCCATCTGCGCAAGTTCCCGCACGTGTGTCCGCTCTGCCAGGAGCGGTACTCGGACGCGACCGGGCTGTACGACCACTtccaggtggagcaccggagCGAGATGACGCTGCGCGAGCTGATCGATCTGCTGTccgagaacgagaacgcaatCGTCATCTCGGACAAGGAGGCACCGTCCAACATTCGGCGGGACGATGGATCGTTCGAGTGTCCCGTGTGCAGCAAGACGTACCGCATGGAGGCCAACCTCGAGCGGCACAAGCGCAAGATGCATGTGAAAATTTACAACTGCCCACACTGTCCGCGCAAATTTCTGTACAAAAGCCTGCTGCACAAGCATCTGCCCTCGCACACGCTCGAGAAGCCGTACCAGTGTCCGCACTGTGCGCTTTCCTACACGCAGCGCGTCAACCTGCGGGTGCACATGGAGCGCAAGCACGCGCAGCAGCTGAAGCAGCCGAAGAAGGAACCGATGGCCGCCAGCGAGCCGTCCTTTGTTGTCGCGACGCTCAACGCTGACGGTGACGTTGTGGAGAGCATTGAGACTGCCCAGTCGCCGGCGCCGCCGCCGGCACGGATCACCGGGCCGCGAACACACGACTGTGGGGAGTGTGGGAAAAAGTTCCCCCGCAGGGCGTCGCTGTTGCAGCATGTTGCGGCCCACAAAAAGGTGCACAACCCGACCACGTTTGACTGTGAGGTGTGCGGTATTTCCCTGGCCGCTCGCGTAGCGCTCGAGAAACATCGGTGGCGGGTGCACGGCGAGCAGAAGAACAACATGAACGTGATCAGCAACCTCGATCTGCGGAACGTTACGATTTTACCGACCGCCGACAACCGGTACTTGGAGCTTG ACGTGCCGGATACTATATCGGAAGATTACGAACACGAAGATTAA
- the LOC121594403 gene encoding uncharacterized protein LOC121594403, which produces MGFSCTLCGLGPRMTVFVIGTITLAFSLLMAGLATTAILAHNCEIDMTQSKETYGLYLFYFRSEECGPVDLKYLGIDVGNSINVAEIFPDKTDAVERTFVFAIVSVALHGALAVTTVLLFGTMCISCLGRSCVVVGFYPWILAMFLVLALDVTGFVTYLIDFINVMDLNGVINLLEVDDSPQVREVLGQVDDIYYIAPSLFMWLAFSKAVVFWFMFLLFLAVVISLSMTLWKENKPAPAYHDSMQPRQVMHPTSSAPVERQETHPSATRYLDQAPQQQLPTVHQPAHEHLPRIYPPMPPPNQLQLPHSDPNVRRSVEPLNDAYDSSSFREDSIPYLSVPAPESPIPMPLHVKQTVDPFHDKRFSYLPGQPAPFSYLAGPPQSGNSPRSSVTAPPEVRNQLPWSYFPAADDKKPAGKRFTSTLTEEKDFPGEEKQLPTHKGGAFPDDRSSVTTDEGKWSGPEYKY; this is translated from the exons ATGGGCTTCAGCTGTACGCTGTGTGGACTCGGTCCACGGATGACCGTGTTTGTAATAGGCACGATCACGCTG GCATTCTCGCTGCTAATGGCCGGGTTAGCTACGACTGCAATATTGGCGCACAACTGTGAGATCGATATGACGCAGTCCAAGGAAACGTACGGCCTGTACCTGTTCTACTTCCGCT CGGAAGAATGTGGTCCAGTTGATCTGAAATACCTAGGCATTGACGTCGGTAATAGTATAAACGTGGCCGAAATATTCCCCGACAAAACCGATGCCGTGGAGCGTACGTTTGTGTTTGCCATCGTATCTGTTGCGCTGCATGGTGCGCTGGCTGTTACTACGGTCTTGTTGTTTG GAACGATGTGCATCTCCTGCCTGGGTCGTAGCTGCGTAGTGGTTGGCTTCTACCCATGGATCCTGGCGATGTTCCTCGTGCTAGCGCTCGATGTTACTGGATTCGTGACGTATCTGATCGACTTCATCAACGTTATG GATCTGAATGGCGTTATCAACCTGCTAGAGGTGGATGACTCCCCACAGGTGCGGGAGGTACTGGGCCAGGTGGACGATATCTACTACATCGCTCCCTCCCTCTTCATGTGGCTCGCTTTCAGCAAAGCGGTCGTGTTTTGGTTCATGTTCCTCCTATTCCTAGCCGTCGTAATAAGCCTCTCGATGACGCTgtggaaggaaaacaaaccgGCCCCGGCGTACCACGACTCGATGCAACCGCGCCAGGTGATGCATCCAACCTCCAGCGCACCGGTCGAACGGCAGGAAACGCACCCGTCCGCCACCCGGTACCTCGATCAAGCACCTCAGCAACAACTCCCAACCGTGCACCAGCCAGCCCACGAGCATCTTCCCCGCATCTATCCACCAATGCCACCGCCCAACCAGCTACAGCTCCCTCACTCCGATCCGAACGTACGGCGCAGTGTGGAACCGTTGAACGATGCGTACGACAGTAGCAGCTTCCGGGAGGATAGCATACCGTACCTGTCCGTCCCGGCACCCGAATCGCCCATTCCGATGCCACTGCACGTGAAGCAAACGGTCGATCCATTCCACGATAAACGCTTCTCCTATCTGCCGGGGCAACCGGCCCCGTTCTCCTATCTTGCCGGACCACCACAGTCGGGCAACAGTCCGCGCAGCTCGGTAACGGCTCCGCCGGAGGTGCGCAACCAACTGCCCTGGTCGTACTTCCCGGCGGCGGATGACAAAAAGCCAGCCGGCAAGCGGTTTACGTCCACGCTAACCGAGGAGAAGGATTTCCCGGGTGAGGAGAAACAGCTGCCAACGCACAAGGGTGGAGCGTTCCCGGACGATCGGTCCAGCGTGACCACGGATGAAGGAA AGTGGAGCGGTCCTGAGTACAAATACTAG
- the LOC121594401 gene encoding zinc finger protein with KRAB and SCAN domains 5-like isoform X2 produces the protein MKCFVSGCDTDDNVVSYTSVFYVNCPTDSTIQQQWFTLLEVTDPDAMRALVDGRSKVCSCHFTEDCFGHHPVYGYRYLLATALPTVFPPRKEIEQPKPDSAELEKDPALDYFLVYLDDPPGPGYIDQVALAGVTSELDGIGNNTPLEVKPEQEQPTIQEDDAELQEESNDVVTIEDEDGEDDDAIEQIGIEYANGKYYFLKLDDEPAPVGDVLVSAEEPNGNELEFRNSATATTTDADQEKSLHDLNENLQQLDKFVSQQDVGDADEYDEYEMDVSDQETERFAGKQVHLGMVEERSNTDVIEVKADTEVDVVKEEYEVTSSKDTASDSETGGDDNDYDCDALSEADYGPIEALEEVSVCGDKVRVRDENEGLNRFFCEYCGRGFRFKSLKDRHTLVHTKMKKFCCEVCGRGFTQKINLTIHLRTHTGESGNKKFTCQICEKKCIRMSELEAHMTAHLRKFPHVCPLCQERYSDATGLYDHFQVEHRSEMTLRELIDLLSENENAIVISDKEAPSNIRRDDGSFECPVCSKTYRMEANLERHKRKMHVKIYNCPHCPRKFLYKSLLHKHLPSHTLEKPYQCPHCALSYTQRVNLRVHMERKHAQQLKQPKKEPMAASEPSFVVATLNADGDVVESIETAQSPAPPPARITGPRTHDCGECGKKFPRRASLLQHVAAHKKVHNPTTFDCEVCGISLAARVALEKHRWRVHGEQKNNMNVISNLDLRNVTILPTADNRYLELDVPDTISEDYEHED, from the exons ATGAAGTGTTTCGTGTCTGGGTGTGACACAGACGATAATGTCGTCAGTTATACATCTGTGTTTTATGTGAA CTGCCCTACCGATTCAACCATACAGCAGCAATGGTTCACCCTGCTGGAGGTGACCGATCCCGATGCCATGCGTGCGCTGGTAGACGGACGATCGAAAGTGTGCAGCTGCCACTTTACGGAGGACTGCTTCGGGCATCATCCGGTGTACGGGTATCGCTATTTACTCGCCACGGCCTTACCCACCGTTTTCCCCCCGCGGAAGGAGATTGAACAGCCGAAGCCCGACAGTGCGGAGCTGGAGAAAGATCCGGCGCTTGATTATTTTCTGGTCTATCTAGACGATCCTCCCGGCCCGGGCTACATCGACCAGGTGGCATTGGCCGGCGTGACCAGTGAGCTTGATGGGATTGGAAATAACACTCCGTTGGAAGTGAAGCCGGAACAAGAACAACCGACCATCCAAGAGGATGATGCGGAGCTACAAGAGGAATCCAACGATGTGGTGACGATTGAAGATGAAGATGGCGAAGATGACGATGCCATTGAACAAATCGGTATAGAGTACGCCAATGGCAAGTACTACTTTCTTAAGCTGGATGATGAACCTGCCCCCGTCGGCGATGTGCTTGTTTCGGCAGAGGAACCGAACGGAAACGAACTGGAATTCCGGAACAGCGCAACCGCGACAACCACTGATGCAGATCAGGAAAAGAGTTTACATGATCTGAACGAGAATTTACAGCAGCTGGACAAGTTCGTTAGCCAGCAAGATGTAGGAGATGCGGACGAGTATGACGAGTACGAGATGGATGTAAGCGACCAAGAAACAGAACGGTTTGCCGGCAAGCAAGTGCACTTAGGGATGGTGGAAGAGAGATCGAATACAGATGTGATCGAGGTAAAGGCAGATACGGAAGTCGATGTTGTGAAGGAAGAGTATGAAGTTACATCGTCCAAGGATACGGCCAGCGACTCGGAAACGGGTGGCGACGACAACGACTACGACTGCGACGCATTGAGCGAGGCAGATTATGGGCCGATCGAGGCACTGGAGGAGGTGTCGGTGTGTGGTGATAAAGTTCGGGTTCGCGACGAGAACGAAGGCCTAAAC cGATTCTTTTGCGAATATTGTGGGCGAGGATTCCGGTTTAAAAGCTTGAAGGATCGCCACACCCTGGTACACACGAAGATGAAAAAGTTTTGCTGCGAAGTGTGCGGAAGAGG CTTTACGCAAAAGATTAACCTAACCATCCACCTGCGCACGCACACGGGCGAAAGTGGGAACAAAAAGTTCACCTGCCAGATCTGCGAGAAGAAGTGCATCCGGATGAGCGAGCTCGAGGCGCACATGACCGCCCATCTGCGCAAGTTCCCGCACGTGTGTCCGCTCTGCCAGGAGCGGTACTCGGACGCGACCGGGCTGTACGACCACTtccaggtggagcaccggagCGAGATGACGCTGCGCGAGCTGATCGATCTGCTGTccgagaacgagaacgcaatCGTCATCTCGGACAAGGAGGCACCGTCCAACATTCGGCGGGACGATGGATCGTTCGAGTGTCCCGTGTGCAGCAAGACGTACCGCATGGAGGCCAACCTCGAGCGGCACAAGCGCAAGATGCATGTGAAAATTTACAACTGCCCACACTGTCCGCGCAAATTTCTGTACAAAAGCCTGCTGCACAAGCATCTGCCCTCGCACACGCTCGAGAAGCCGTACCAGTGTCCGCACTGTGCGCTTTCCTACACGCAGCGCGTCAACCTGCGGGTGCACATGGAGCGCAAGCACGCGCAGCAGCTGAAGCAGCCGAAGAAGGAACCGATGGCCGCCAGCGAGCCGTCCTTTGTTGTCGCGACGCTCAACGCTGACGGTGACGTTGTGGAGAGCATTGAGACTGCCCAGTCGCCGGCGCCGCCGCCGGCACGGATCACCGGGCCGCGAACACACGACTGTGGGGAGTGTGGGAAAAAGTTCCCCCGCAGGGCGTCGCTGTTGCAGCATGTTGCGGCCCACAAAAAGGTGCACAACCCGACCACGTTTGACTGTGAGGTGTGCGGTATTTCCCTGGCCGCTCGCGTAGCGCTCGAGAAACATCGGTGGCGGGTGCACGGCGAGCAGAAGAACAACATGAACGTGATCAGCAACCTCGATCTGCGGAACGTTACGATTTTACCGACCGCCGACAACCGGTACTTGGAGCTTG ACGTGCCGGATACTATATCGGAAGATTACGAACACGAAGATTAA
- the LOC121594406 gene encoding uncharacterized protein LOC121594406: MLNLETGEIEYGTVGGYDRERIYLDKETGEVSSDPTEQAGSRRRRSKFHIPKQYLRNQCGIIGRRPAAPAAPSVSCALMACKQKMIPMMKEEITVGYNSTAHLLFLLPLLFVTPKLFALVISFVEVMLHMWAHRKNSTNGNPDVYYRSPMHVVTRQFCEVCRHERLMGRVGKLQDVRMKQMQNYFRKVTRNIA; the protein is encoded by the exons ATGCTGAACCTCGAGACGGGCGAGATCGAGTACGGCACGGTCGGCGGGTACGATCGTGAGCGTATCTATCTGGACAAGGAGACGGGCGAGGTGAGCAGCGACCCGACCGAGCAGGCCGGGTCGCGGCGGCGGCGCTCCAAGTTCCACATACCGAAGCAGTACCTCCGCAATCAGTGCGGCATCATCGGCCGGCGGCCAGCGGCACCGGCCGCCCCGAGCGTCAGCTGCGCGCTGATGGCGTGCAAGCAAAAGATGATACCGATGATGAAGGAG GAGATTACGGTCGGCTATAACAGTACCGCACATCTGCTCttcctgctgccgctgctgttcGTGACGCCGAAGCTGTTCGCGCTCGTCATCTCGTTCGTCGAGGTGATGCTGCACATGTGGGCCCACCGGAAGAACAGCACAAACGGCAACCCGGACGTCTACTACCGCAGCCCGATGCACGTAGTGACGCGCCAGTTCTGCGAGGTGTGCCGCCACGAGCGGCTGATGGGCCGGGTCGGGAAGCTGCAGGACGTGCGGATGAAGCAGATGCAGAACTACTTCCGGAAGGTTACGCGAAACATTGCTTag